One genomic segment of Thermosipho africanus Ob7 includes these proteins:
- a CDS encoding 4Fe-4S cluster-binding domain-containing protein gives MTVYVNRIFFSTNDHPKLLGLSIYFQGCDRSPKCLFCHNKETWEPYKGFKYDLEDLIQILKDKINYALESYDKIAVVYLGGEPLAPYNRDAVFQISKELKEEFSEKIVNTLYSWRTLEEIEKQNLENYIEYMDELVLGPYDHTQRNVDEKGNVLFPASKNQKYIKFNKVLSK, from the coding sequence ATGACTGTTTATGTAAATAGAATTTTCTTTTCAACAAATGATCATCCAAAATTATTAGGCCTCTCTATTTATTTTCAAGGCTGTGATAGGTCTCCAAAATGTTTGTTTTGTCACAACAAAGAAACTTGGGAACCTTATAAAGGATTTAAATACGATTTAGAAGACCTTATACAAATTTTAAAAGATAAAATAAATTATGCTCTTGAATCATATGACAAAATAGCTGTGGTATATTTAGGTGGTGAACCCCTTGCTCCATATAACAGAGATGCAGTTTTTCAAATTTCAAAAGAATTAAAAGAAGAATTTTCAGAAAAAATTGTAAATACCCTTTATTCCTGGAGAACATTAGAGGAAATAGAAAAACAAAATTTAGAAAATTACATTGAATATATGGATGAATTAGTTTTAGGGCCATATGATCATACGCAAAGAAACGTTGACGAAAAAGGCAATGTTTTGTTTCCAGCATCAAAAAATCAAAAATATATTAAGTTTAATAAAGTACTAAGTAAATAA